In Malus sylvestris chromosome 15, drMalSylv7.2, whole genome shotgun sequence, a single genomic region encodes these proteins:
- the LOC126601914 gene encoding probable glucan 1,3-alpha-glucosidase, which translates to MKMEMERQIRIPNRNPTVFVFLLLLVSCQLCSVVSWKKEEFRNCNQTPFCKRARGRKPSSSSFAAHDVSISDGDLTARLVPSDETLEDQDQIKQLILTLSVYQDGILRLRIDEDPKLDPPKKRFEVPDVVMPEFLSKKLWLQRLSTETIGGDASPSSIVYLLDGYEAVLRHDPFEVYVRKKGGNRVVSMNSHGLFDFEQLRVKKDGEDWEERFKGHTDTRPFGPQSISFDVSFYDADHVYGIPERATSFALKPTRGPGVEVSEPYRLFNLDVFEYIHDSPFGLYGSIPLMISHGKSRGTSGFFWLNAAEMQIDVLGTGWDAESGISLPTSQSRIDTHWMSEAGIVDAFFFVGPGPKDVVRQYTSVTGTPAMPQLFAVAYHQCRWNYRDEEDVEQVDSKFDEHDIPYDVLWLDIEHTDGKRYFTWDRMLFPHPEEMQRKLAAKGRHMVTIVDPHIKRDDSYFLHKEATEKQYYVRDATGKDYDGWCWSGSSSYLDMLRPDIRSWWAEKFSYENYVGSTPSLYIWNDMNEPSVFNGPEVTMPRDALHVEGVEHRELHNAYGYYFHMATADGLVKRGDGRDRPFVLSRAVFAGSQRHGAIWTGDNSADWDHLRVSVPMVLTLGITGISFSGADVGGFFGNPEPELLVRWYQLGAYYPFFRAHAHHDTKRREPWLFGEKNTERIREAIHTRYMLLPYFYTLFREANTTGVPVIRPLWMEFPSEEATFSNDEAFMIGSSLLVQGIYTERARHASVYLPGKELWYDTKTGVTYKGGKTYKLDVNEESIPAFQRAGTIIPRKDRFRRSSTRMVNDPYTLVIALNSSQAAEGELYVDDGRSFGFQEGAYIHRRFVFSDGKLTSLNMAPVAPGQSQFSSECVIERIILQGLSTGHKGALIEPANQKAEIELGPLLLHSKKGPTAITIRKPNVRVADDWVIKVF; encoded by the exons ATGAAGATGGAAATGGAAAGGCAGATCAGAATCCCCAATCGAAATCCGACGGTCTTCGTTTTCCTTCTACTCCTTGTCAGTTGTCAGCTGTGCTCCGTCGTCTCCTGGAAGAAAGAAGAGTTCAGGAACTGTAACCAAACCCCATTCTGCAAACGAGCCCGTGGCCGCAAACCCAGCTCCTCCTCCTTCGCCGCCCATGACGTATCTATCTCCGACGGTGACCTCACAGCCAGGCTTGTCCCCTCCGACGAAACCCTGGAAGATCAAGACCAAATCAAGCAATTGATTCTCACTCTTTCTGTTTACCAAGATGGGATCTTGCGGCTCAGGATCGACGAGGACCCCAAACTTGATCCACCCAAGAAGCGTTTCGAGGTTCCCGATGTGGTTATGCCGGAGTTTTTGAGCAAGAAGCTATGGTTGCAGAGGCTTTCAACGGAGACCATCGGCGGCGATGCAAGTCCTTCGTCAATCGTCTACTTGTTGGATGGCTACGAGGCGGTGCTCCGGCACGATCCCTTCGAGGTGTACGTGCGCAAAAAGGGAGGTAATCGCGTAGTTTCTATGAATTCTCAtggtttatttgattttgagcAATTGAGGGTGAAAAAGGATGGTGAGGATTGGGAGGAGAGGTTCAAAGGGCATACAGATACGAGGCCTTTCGGCCCGCAATCGATTAGTTTCGATGTGTCCTTTTACGATGCTGATCATGTGTATGGGATTCCTGAGCGTGCTACAAGCTTTGCTCTGAAGCCCACTAGAGGTCCTGGGGTTGAGGTTTCTGAACCCTATAGATTGTTTAACTTAGATGTGTTTGAGTACATTCATGATTCCCCATTTGGACTTTATGGTTCCATACCCTTGATGATTTCCCACGGCAAGTCACGCGGGACTTCTGGTTTCTTTTGGTTGAATGCTGCTGAGATGCAGATTGATGTTCTTGGAACCGGCTGGGATGCAGAGTCTGGCATTTCTCTCCCTACGTCACAATCTAGGATCGATACACATTGGATGAGTGAGGCAGGTATCGTCGATGCCTTCTTTTTCGTAGGACCTGGACCTAAGGATGTAGTCCGCCAGTACACGAGTGTAACTGGAACACCTGCAATGCCACAGTTGTTTGCTGTGGCCTATCACCAATGTAGGTGGAATTATCGTGATGAGGAGGATGTTGAGCAAGTTGATTCTAAGTTTGATGAACACGATATTCCGTATGATGTTTTGTGGCTTGATATTGAGCACACAGATGGGAAGAGATATTTTACATGGGATAGAATGCTTTTTCCACATCCAGAGGAGATGCAGAGGAAGTTGGCTGCTAAAGGTAGGCACATGGTTACTATTGTGGATCCTCATATTAAGCGGGATGATTCCTACTTTTTGCACAAAGAGGCCACAGAAAAGCAGTATTATGTTAGGGATGCCACTGGAAAGGATTATGATGGGTGGTGCTGGTCTGGTTCATCATCGTATTTGGATATGTTGAGGCCAGACATCAGGTCCTGGTGGGCTGAAAAGTTCTCTTATGAGAATTATGTTGGCTCGACTCCTTCACTGTACATCTGGAATGACATGAATGAGCCTTCTGTCTTCAATGGTCCCGAG GTTACAATGCCTAGAGATGCTTTACATGTCGAAGGTGTAGAACATCGAGAGTTACACAATGCCTATGGGTACTACTTTCACATGGCTACAGCAGATGGGCTTGTGAAGCGAGGTGATGGAAGGGATAGACCTTTTGTTTTATCGAGAGCAGTATTTGCTGGAAGTCAAAGGCATGGAGCAATATGGACAGGAGATAATTCAGCTGATTGGGATCACCTTAGGGTTTCAGTTCCAATGGTTTTGACGCTTGGTATTACTGGGATCTCATTCTCAG GTGCTGATGTTGGTGGTTTCTTTGGCAATCCAGAACCTGAGTTGTTAGTTCGTTGGTATCAGTTAGGAGCATACTATCCATTTTTCAGAGCCCATGCCCATCATGACACCAAAAGGCGAGAACCATGGTTATTTGG GGAAAAAAATACTGAACGTATTAGGGAGGCCATACACACTCGTTACATGTTGCTTCCATATTTCTACACATTATTTAGAGAGGCAAACACAACTGGTGTTCCAGTTATTCGTCCATTATGGATGGAGTTCCCTTCTGAAGAAGCTACTTTCAGCAATGATGAGGCTTTCATGATTGGAAGCAGTCTTCTGGTGCAAGGGATTTATACAGAG CGTGCAAGACATGCTTCAGTGTATTTGCCTGGGAAGGAATTATGGTATGACACAAAAACTGGAGTCACATACAAGGGTGGTAAAACCTATAAGTTGGACGTTAATGAAGAAAGTATTCCTGCTTTCCAAAGGGCTGGAACCATCATACCAAGGAAAGACCGGTTTCGTCGAAGTTCCACACGGATGGTGAATGATCCATACACACTG GTGATAGCACTTAATAGTTCACAAGCAGCCGAAGGTGAACTTTACGTAGACGATGGTAGAAGCTTTGGATTTCAGGAAGGGGCCTACATCCATCGTCGTTTTGTATTCTCAGATGGAAAGCTCACATCTCTTAATATGGCACCCGTTGCCCCTGGTCAAAGTCAGTTTTCTTCTGAATGTGTGATCGAGAGGATTATTCTGCAAGGACTCTCCACTGGGCACAAAGGTGCTCTAATTGAACCCGCAAACCAGAAGGCCGAGATTGAACTGGGCCCGCTTCTCCTTCATTCAAAGAAAGGCCCAACTGCAATAACCATCCGCAAGCCGAATGTCCGCGTCGCCGATGATTGGGTGATAAAAGTGTTttag